The Arachis hypogaea cultivar Tifrunner chromosome 14, arahy.Tifrunner.gnm2.J5K5, whole genome shotgun sequence genome has a segment encoding these proteins:
- the LOC112795440 gene encoding F-box protein CPR1-like, whose protein sequence is MDKKRLKHTVNKAKEESTMEKKKNDKSKSIHDILPLDLIHRILLRVPIRHLARLRCVSKLWCSLISDPDFAESHLHLSLAPTHPCLLIHLRDSTEAFLVHLEEVFNGDNYQVKEVSFPFKKKPPSKFCVMGSCRGFVLLNRQPYFFVVWNPLTGFRKRISYSCLVHRSKLRRLNFSRDARLYGFGYDASRDDYLVVVASQDGDCQHLDCLSLRTNSWINLDAALPESLGYMKRQSPGLFLNGSIHWLSYSLQEHYNESLLIFDLKERSFSEISLPEQLIMHGPATIVILGGCLALYYQDYAVEFKTRIWVMKEYKVNSSWTLYEIPCLKFHPLYLSNGSDIMALDPTPISGPLKFAKYNIREELLQHFTCPHLQQDAYFFASCTVYTESLLLLPSDI, encoded by the exons ATGGACAAAAAGAGGCTGAAGCACACAGTGAACAAAGCAAAAGAGGAATCCACcatggagaagaagaaaaatgacaaGAGTAAGAGCATTCACGACATCCTCCCTCTTGACCTAATTCACAGAATCCTACTGCGGGTGCCGATTAGGCATCTCGCTCGCCTCAGGTGCGTTTCTAAACTCTGGTGCTCTCTAATTTCCGATCCAGACTTTGCGGAATCGCATCTTCACCTCTCTCTCGCACCCACCCACCCATGCCTCCTTATTCACCTAAGAGACTCCACGGAAGCTTTCCTTGTTCACCTAGAAGAAGTATTTAATGGCGATAATTACCAAGTGAAAGAGGTATCTTTCCCTTTCAAGAAGAAGCCACCTTCTAAGTTTTGTGTCATGGGATCTTGCAGAGGGTTTGTTCTCTTAAACCGACAGCCATATTTTTTTGTAGTATGGAATCCACTCACCGGATTCAGAAAAAGAATATCTTACTCTTGTCTGGTTCATCGTAGTAAGCTCAGGCGCTTAAATTTTTCCCGTGATGCGCGTCTGTATGGATTTGGTTATGATGCGTCACGGGATGACTACTTAGTTGTTGTAGCTTCGCAGGATGGTGACTGCCAACACTTAGATTGCTTGTCCTTGAGAACCAATTCATGGATTAATCTTGATGCTGCACTCCCCGAATCATTGGGTTATATGAAGCGGCAATCTCCTGGGTTGTTCTTGAATGGCTCTATTCATTGGTTATCTTACTCTCTTCAAGAACATTACAATGAAAGTCTTCTTATATTTGATTTGAAGGAAAGAAGTTTCTCAGAGATATCTTTGCCCGAGCAACTCATAATGCATGGTCCTGCCACAATTGTCATACTAGGAGGGTGCCTAGCCTTGTATTATCAGGACTATGCTGTTGAATTTAAAACACGCATATGGGTGATGAAAGAATACAAAGTGAACTCATCTTGGACTTTGTATGAGATTCCTTGTTTAAAGTTTCATCCTCTATACTTATCCAATGGTAGTGATATTATGGCACTAGATCCTACTCCGATATCTGGACCATTAAAGTTTGCCAAATATAATATCAGAGAAGAGCTGCTCCAACATTTTACATGTCCTCATCTTCAACAAGATGCATACTTCTTTGCAAGTTGCACTGTTTATACAGAGAGTCTCTTGCTACTCCCTAGTGATATATA A
- the LOC112798029 gene encoding F-box protein CPR1-like yields MEEKKQKSINEILPVELIQRILLRIPVKHLGRLKCVSKLWYSLISDPDFAESHLHLSLAPTHGYLFKKDSTEAFLVHLEEVFNGDNYEVKEVSFPFKKQPPSEFRIRGSCRGFVLLSREPHFFVVWNPLTGFSKRISYSCMVPRNMGRYFHFLDHAILYGFGYDASRDDYLVVVAWQHGGCQRLDCLSLRANSWISLDAALPKPLGLTEWRSRGLFLNGSIHWFASSHVKHYYEALLVFDLKERSFLKISLPEQPIMRGPTTFVILDEALQDLESFQQQGKESQRYPPLVKLLLEHEVILTKPKLQHMGDERVQSALLLDFVCVSLFTLSASMLIQWE; encoded by the exons ATGGAGGAGAAGAAGCAGAAGAGCATCAACGAAATCCTCCCTGTAGAGCTGATTCAGAGAATCTTACTGAGGATTCCGGTCAAACATCTCGGCCGCCTCAAGTGCGTTTCGAAGCTTTGGTACTCTCTCATTTCCGATCCAGACTTTGCGGAATCGCATCTTCACCTCTCTCTCGCACCCACCCATGGGTACCTCTTCAAAAAAGACTCCACGGAAGCATTCCTTGTTCACCTAGAAGAAGTATTTAATGGCGACAATTACGAAGTAAAAGAGGTATCTTTCCCTTTCAAGAAGCAGCCACCTTCTGAGTTTCGTATCAGGGGGTCCTGCAGAGGGTTTGTTCTCTTAAGCCGAGAGCCACATTTTTTTGTAGTATGGAACCCACTCACCGGATTCAGCAAAAGAATATCTTACTCTTGTATGGTTCCTCGTAATATGGGAAGGTACTTTCATTTTCTCGATCATGCGATTCTGTATGGATTTGGTTACGATGCGTCACGGGATGACTACTTAGTTGTTGTAGCTTGGCAGCATGGTGGCTGCCAACGCTTAGATTGCTTGTCCTTGAGAGCCAATTCATGGATTAGTCTCGATGCTGCACTCCCCAAACCATTGGGTCTTACGGAGTGGCGATCTCGTGGGTTGTTCTTGAATGGCTCTATTCATTGGTTTGCTTCCTCTCATGTGAAACATTACTATGAAGCTCTTCTTGTATTTGATTTGAAGGAAAGAAGTTTCTTAAAGATATCTTTGCCTGAACAACCCATAATGCGTGGTCCTACCACATTTGTCATACTCG ATGAAGCACTTCAAGATTTGGAAAGCTTCCAGCAGCAAGGCAAAGAGAGCCAGCGCTATCCACCCCTGGTGAAGTTACTTTTAGAACACGAAGTTATTCTCACCAAACCTAAACTCCAACATATGGGTGATGAAAGAGTACAAAGTGCACTCCTCTTGGACTTTGTATGCGTTTCCTTGTTTACGCTCTCAGCCTCTATGCTTATCCAATGGGAGTGA